From Paenibacillus sp. GP183, one genomic window encodes:
- the uca gene encoding urea carboxylase, which translates to MFSKVLIANRGAIAVRIERTLRKLGVASVAVYTQADQDSLHVDQADEAVLIGKGPAKESYLNTELILRTALEKGAQAIHPGYGFLSENADFARACREHGIVFIGPAPEQMEMFGLKHSAREIAERTGVPLLPGTPLITELEEALSEASRIGYPVILKSTAGGGGIGMRVCADESALRSAYDSVRHLAETNFKNGGMFLEKYIARARHIEVQIFGNGFGEVVTLGERDCSIQRRNQKVIEESPAPNLTDEVRNAMFASAIRLAAELGYRSAGTVEFLYDPETSEYYFLEVNTRLQVEHGVTEEVLGIDLVEWMVREAADELRDLKSLIRKPQGHSIQARIYAEDCLQQFRPSAGQLDQAVFSVNARNETWVRDGLTVTTLYDPLLAKIIVHGTDRDDAIRKLIAALEETRMYGITTNLQYLQALLQEKDCVDGNVYTQLLNSFEPSERALEVLDGGIQTTVQDFPGRIRHWDVGVPPCGPMDPLSFRIGNKMLGNSDSASGLEMTLRGGSYKFRSDMWFCVTGADMQAELDGTAIPMYKPMFAGRGQVLSFGEVKEGMRTYLLIAGGFDMPQILGSSSTFTLGGFGGHGGRALRAGDVLAVNKGGRPGSLIAELEAEHRPSMTHEWTIGVIPGPHCTGEFLHNDYLKQLIQTSWEVHFNSSRTGVRLIGPAPLWTREDGGEAGLHPSNIHDNAYAIGTLDLTGDMPILLGPDGPSLGGFVCPVTTASAEFWKIGQLHPGDFVRFHLLALPDAEALRDLQESYLQAIGEGDTAGLKAVKLPDLNEAITPEYPRLVHEIENRRFPITIRCCGDQNLLVEYGDMELDMLLRFQVQALMQAIMDSGNIPVMDLTPGIRSLQIHIDPAQITIHEACRKVAEIDSALPPLESFRVPSRIVRLPLSWDDPATQLAIQRYQQGVRPDAPWCPSNLEFIRRINGFDHIEDVRKIVFDANYLVLGLGDVYLGAPVATPIDPRHRLVTTKYNPARTWTPENAVGIGGAYMCVYGMEGPGGYQFVGRTIQMWNRLRSTECFKPGKPWLLRFFDQIQFFPVEADELLQLREDFLRGRYEADITETTFDLGEYLQFLGSIEESAAAFRKQQQDAFKAERESWKAQGLAEYVTEQESAKKTEEDELPEGTIPVRGMMPGSVWKVLVARGEQVKKGDKLAILESMKMEFSQHAPCDGFVSSVHVNPGDQVHTGQLILGINPIIEGREVIST; encoded by the coding sequence ATGTTTAGTAAAGTGCTTATTGCTAACAGGGGCGCCATCGCTGTACGTATAGAACGTACGCTTCGCAAGCTGGGTGTCGCTTCCGTGGCTGTATATACACAGGCAGACCAGGACAGTCTTCATGTGGATCAGGCTGATGAAGCGGTTCTCATAGGAAAAGGTCCTGCCAAAGAAAGTTATTTAAATACGGAGCTGATTTTGCGGACGGCGCTTGAAAAAGGCGCTCAAGCGATTCATCCGGGTTACGGCTTTTTGAGCGAAAATGCCGACTTTGCCCGGGCTTGCCGTGAGCATGGGATTGTGTTTATAGGTCCTGCGCCGGAGCAGATGGAAATGTTCGGTCTGAAGCACTCCGCCAGAGAGATTGCGGAGCGCACCGGTGTTCCGCTGCTGCCGGGGACGCCTCTTATCACGGAGCTGGAAGAGGCGCTCAGCGAAGCGTCTCGCATCGGTTATCCGGTGATTTTAAAAAGCACCGCCGGCGGCGGAGGCATCGGAATGCGTGTTTGCGCCGATGAATCGGCCCTGCGATCCGCTTACGACAGCGTGCGTCATCTCGCTGAAACGAATTTCAAAAACGGCGGCATGTTCTTGGAGAAATATATCGCTAGAGCACGCCACATCGAGGTGCAAATCTTCGGCAACGGCTTTGGCGAAGTGGTCACGCTCGGAGAGCGCGACTGTTCCATTCAGCGCCGCAACCAGAAGGTGATAGAGGAAAGTCCTGCGCCGAACCTGACGGACGAAGTCCGCAATGCGATGTTTGCTTCGGCCATACGTCTGGCTGCCGAATTGGGCTACCGCAGTGCGGGTACGGTTGAGTTTCTGTACGATCCGGAAACGTCTGAGTACTACTTCCTGGAAGTCAATACGAGACTTCAAGTGGAGCACGGCGTAACGGAAGAAGTGCTCGGTATTGACCTCGTCGAATGGATGGTGCGCGAAGCTGCGGACGAACTGCGCGATCTGAAGTCGCTGATCCGCAAGCCGCAAGGGCACAGCATCCAAGCCCGGATCTACGCGGAAGATTGCCTTCAGCAATTCCGCCCGAGCGCGGGGCAGCTGGATCAAGCGGTTTTCTCGGTAAACGCGAGAAATGAAACATGGGTGAGAGACGGTCTTACTGTGACTACGCTTTACGACCCGTTGCTGGCGAAAATCATCGTTCACGGCACGGATCGTGACGATGCCATTCGGAAGCTGATTGCGGCGCTTGAAGAGACGCGTATGTACGGCATTACAACCAACCTGCAGTATTTGCAGGCTCTGCTTCAAGAAAAGGACTGTGTTGACGGGAACGTCTACACGCAATTACTAAACAGCTTTGAGCCATCGGAACGGGCGCTTGAAGTGCTGGACGGCGGTATCCAAACGACCGTGCAAGATTTCCCTGGCCGCATCCGTCACTGGGATGTAGGTGTGCCGCCATGCGGACCGATGGACCCGCTGTCCTTCAGGATCGGGAACAAGATGCTTGGCAATTCGGACAGTGCCAGCGGGCTTGAAATGACACTGCGCGGAGGCTCATACAAGTTCCGCAGTGACATGTGGTTCTGCGTGACCGGAGCAGATATGCAAGCAGAGCTGGATGGTACGGCAATTCCAATGTATAAGCCGATGTTTGCCGGTCGCGGGCAAGTGCTTAGCTTCGGCGAAGTGAAGGAAGGTATGCGCACATATCTGCTGATCGCCGGCGGGTTTGATATGCCGCAAATTCTCGGCAGTTCCTCGACCTTCACCCTGGGCGGCTTCGGGGGGCATGGCGGACGCGCGCTGCGCGCGGGCGATGTGCTGGCCGTGAACAAAGGCGGCCGGCCGGGGTCTCTCATAGCGGAACTAGAAGCTGAGCATAGGCCATCGATGACGCACGAGTGGACGATTGGCGTCATTCCTGGACCGCATTGTACGGGTGAATTTCTGCATAATGATTATTTGAAGCAGCTGATCCAAACAAGCTGGGAAGTTCATTTCAACAGTTCAAGAACGGGAGTTCGACTCATCGGTCCCGCGCCGCTCTGGACACGTGAAGATGGCGGGGAAGCAGGCCTGCACCCCTCCAATATCCATGACAATGCTTACGCGATTGGTACGCTTGATCTGACAGGCGACATGCCGATTCTGCTTGGACCGGACGGTCCCAGTCTTGGCGGTTTCGTCTGTCCCGTCACGACAGCATCGGCGGAGTTTTGGAAAATCGGGCAGCTGCACCCCGGCGATTTCGTCCGATTCCACCTGCTTGCACTGCCGGATGCAGAAGCATTGCGAGACCTGCAAGAAAGCTATTTGCAAGCGATAGGTGAAGGCGACACGGCGGGGTTGAAAGCGGTGAAGCTCCCTGACTTGAACGAAGCCATTACACCGGAATATCCGCGTCTCGTCCACGAAATAGAAAATCGCAGATTTCCGATTACAATCCGCTGCTGCGGCGATCAAAATTTACTGGTCGAATATGGCGACATGGAGCTGGATATGCTGCTGCGTTTTCAAGTCCAGGCTTTGATGCAGGCGATCATGGATAGCGGGAATATTCCTGTTATGGATTTAACGCCAGGCATTCGCTCTTTGCAAATTCACATTGATCCAGCGCAAATAACAATCCATGAAGCATGCCGCAAAGTAGCTGAAATCGACTCGGCGCTGCCGCCGCTCGAATCGTTCCGAGTGCCTTCGCGAATCGTGCGTTTGCCGCTTTCATGGGATGATCCGGCGACACAGCTGGCCATTCAGCGTTATCAGCAGGGGGTGCGGCCAGACGCACCGTGGTGTCCGAGCAACTTGGAATTTATTAGACGCATCAATGGTTTTGACCATATAGAGGATGTCCGGAAGATCGTTTTTGACGCTAACTATCTGGTTCTTGGCTTGGGAGATGTTTATTTGGGTGCTCCTGTGGCCACTCCGATCGATCCGCGCCATCGCCTTGTGACGACGAAATACAATCCCGCACGTACTTGGACGCCTGAGAATGCCGTTGGAATCGGCGGCGCTTATATGTGCGTATACGGGATGGAAGGTCCGGGCGGCTATCAATTCGTTGGCCGCACGATACAGATGTGGAATCGTCTCAGATCGACGGAATGCTTCAAGCCGGGTAAGCCTTGGCTGCTCAGGTTTTTTGATCAAATTCAGTTCTTTCCCGTAGAGGCGGATGAGCTGCTCCAACTGCGTGAAGATTTCTTGCGCGGGCGATATGAGGCGGATATTACCGAAACGACATTTGATTTAGGCGAGTATTTGCAGTTTCTTGGATCAATTGAAGAGAGTGCGGCGGCATTCCGCAAGCAGCAGCAGGATGCTTTCAAAGCAGAGCGCGAAAGCTGGAAGGCGCAAGGGCTTGCCGAATATGTCACCGAGCAGGAGTCAGCGAAAAAAACGGAGGAAGATGAACTGCCGGAGGGTACTATTCCCGTCCGCGGTATGATGCCGGGCAGTGTGTGGAAGGTGTTGGTTGCACGTGGTGAGCAGGTGAAGAAGGGCGATAAGCTGGCTATTTTGGAAAGTATGAAAATGGAGTTCTCGCAGCATGCGCCATGCGACGGCTTCGTTTCATCCGTGCATGTTAATCCCGGAGACCAAGTACATACCGGACAACTTATTCTCGGTATTAACCCGATAATCGAAGGAAGAGAGGTTATATCCACATGA
- the atzF gene encoding allophanate hydrolase, whose product MKKAEIPRELSISWLRDKYSNQELTPQELIIEIIQRSKEDADMNIWITPPDMEMIQPYLDRLTTLNPAEAPLWGIPFAIKDNIDLAGVPTTAACAEYAYTPIENAGVVERLIAAGAIPLGKTNLDQFATGLVGTRSPYGETHNALRPEMISGGSSSGPAVAVAGGQAAFALGTDTAGSGRVPAALNRLVGFKPSLGAWPTKGVVPACASLDCVTVFAHSIADVLAVDGAARGVHDDDPWSRKVPMPQAKLPAKICLPKDPLGFYGTYADEYSSAWDAAVAQLQNLNIPIEYVDAQLFAQAGAILYEGPWVAERWAALGGFIDAHPGASFPVTEKILRSGSAAEYDAASVFAAMHKLQQFKLEARKLLKDSVLVMPTCGGTWTREQVRLDPISTNRDMGRYTNHCNLLDLCALAVPAGDAAPSTPFGITLFALAEDEGLICGAAELFAAGSPASAETAGGSSSKQAAASAAAPATTLVAVCGLHMRGYPLEKQMQSCGARFIREDETAAKYRLVKLATTPAKPGLIKQQEGGAPIQLEVWEMPLEAFGGFAAAIPAPLGIGKVELRDGSEVPGFVCEAYAAADAEDVTSSGGWRHVMPL is encoded by the coding sequence ATGAAAAAGGCAGAAATCCCGCGTGAGTTAAGTATCTCTTGGTTGCGAGACAAATACAGTAATCAAGAACTTACTCCTCAAGAACTTATTATTGAAATTATTCAACGATCTAAAGAAGATGCAGACATGAATATTTGGATTACCCCTCCTGACATGGAGATGATTCAACCCTACTTGGATCGACTGACAACGCTCAATCCTGCGGAAGCACCGTTATGGGGAATTCCTTTCGCTATCAAGGACAATATCGACTTGGCAGGCGTGCCGACGACAGCGGCTTGTGCGGAATATGCCTATACACCGATCGAAAATGCGGGTGTGGTGGAGCGGTTGATTGCCGCAGGAGCCATTCCGCTCGGCAAAACGAACTTAGACCAATTCGCGACGGGGTTGGTCGGTACGAGAAGTCCTTACGGCGAAACGCACAACGCGCTTCGACCCGAAATGATCAGCGGCGGCTCCAGCTCCGGCCCCGCTGTTGCGGTCGCAGGCGGCCAAGCGGCTTTCGCGCTTGGCACGGACACTGCAGGCTCCGGACGGGTGCCTGCTGCGCTCAATCGATTGGTCGGCTTTAAGCCGAGTCTCGGCGCTTGGCCAACCAAAGGGGTAGTGCCCGCCTGTGCGAGTCTGGACTGCGTCACGGTGTTTGCACACAGCATAGCTGATGTACTCGCCGTAGACGGTGCAGCTCGCGGCGTTCACGATGATGACCCTTGGTCACGCAAAGTGCCGATGCCGCAGGCGAAGCTGCCCGCCAAGATCTGCTTGCCCAAAGACCCGCTAGGATTCTATGGAACCTACGCGGACGAGTACAGCAGCGCTTGGGACGCTGCAGTCGCGCAATTACAAAACCTGAACATTCCCATTGAATATGTGGATGCTCAGTTATTCGCCCAAGCGGGCGCCATTCTGTACGAAGGCCCATGGGTAGCCGAACGGTGGGCAGCCTTGGGCGGATTCATCGATGCTCATCCGGGCGCCAGTTTTCCGGTGACCGAGAAAATTCTCCGCTCTGGCTCAGCGGCTGAATACGATGCTGCATCAGTATTCGCTGCGATGCATAAGCTTCAACAGTTTAAGCTGGAAGCGCGTAAACTGCTCAAAGACTCGGTGCTCGTAATGCCAACCTGCGGGGGGACGTGGACTCGCGAGCAAGTTCGATTGGACCCGATCAGCACCAACCGGGATATGGGCCGCTACACGAATCATTGCAACTTGCTCGATTTGTGCGCTTTGGCAGTGCCTGCGGGTGATGCGGCTCCGTCAACGCCGTTCGGCATCACACTCTTCGCACTCGCCGAAGATGAGGGCTTGATCTGTGGCGCCGCCGAGCTATTCGCCGCAGGGAGTCCAGCTTCCGCTGAGACGGCGGGTGGTTCCAGCTCGAAGCAAGCAGCGGCTTCTGCAGCGGCTCCGGCGACAACGCTGGTTGCCGTCTGCGGCCTGCACATGCGCGGCTACCCGCTGGAGAAGCAGATGCAGAGTTGCGGAGCGCGCTTCATTCGCGAGGATGAGACGGCGGCGAAGTACCGCCTGGTGAAGCTGGCCACGACGCCGGCGAAGCCTGGCTTGATCAAACAGCAGGAGGGCGGAGCGCCTATCCAGCTGGAGGTTTGGGAAATGCCGCTCGAGGCATTTGGCGGTTTTGCCGCAGCGATCCCGGCGCCGCTCGGGATCGGGAAGGTGGAGCTGCGGGACGGCAGCGAAGTCCCGGGCTTTGTTTGTGAGGCTTACGCGGCGGCAGATGCGGAAGATGTGACTTCTTCCGGCGGCTGGCGCCATGTGATGCCGCTATAG
- a CDS encoding MBL fold metallo-hydrolase — protein sequence MINELLPGVYVHTSHIQKLQSVVLVDEKAVYVFDPCYFPDEINEIRELARSFETPNREKYLVLTHSDFDHIAGVHEFPEYKVIASSAWDESNEVHSIEKIEQFDSEFYVDREWTGKMPRVPMGDKVNHGQQKGEMTFYHAKGHTWDGLVTIYGQTAIVGDYLSAVEFPFVYTSYRAYMDTLTMFSQIFETHSIDTVITQHGPAALDKTEIQRRIDLSRDYLKRAVELVGEGMERGLSTEKIIEMGADFQYEAQPIAIGILNFHIKNIKLIHQELTQ from the coding sequence ATGATTAACGAATTACTTCCAGGTGTTTATGTGCATACAAGTCACATACAAAAGCTGCAAAGTGTTGTGTTGGTGGATGAAAAGGCTGTATATGTGTTCGATCCGTGCTATTTCCCCGATGAAATCAACGAAATCCGGGAGCTGGCACGAAGCTTCGAGACACCAAACAGAGAGAAGTATCTGGTTCTCACCCATTCCGACTTTGATCACATCGCCGGTGTGCATGAATTCCCGGAATACAAAGTGATTGCATCGAGTGCTTGGGATGAATCCAATGAAGTCCATTCCATTGAGAAGATAGAGCAGTTCGACAGCGAGTTCTATGTTGACAGGGAATGGACCGGGAAAATGCCGCGTGTGCCGATGGGTGACAAAGTCAATCACGGACAGCAGAAGGGTGAGATGACTTTTTACCACGCCAAGGGGCACACATGGGATGGGCTGGTCACGATCTATGGTCAAACAGCCATTGTCGGTGACTATCTATCGGCTGTTGAGTTTCCCTTTGTATATACGTCTTATCGTGCCTATATGGACACTCTGACTATGTTTAGTCAGATATTCGAAACGCATTCCATTGATACGGTGATCACTCAGCATGGTCCGGCAGCCTTGGATAAAACGGAGATTCAAAGGCGTATTGATCTATCCAGAGATTATCTGAAACGAGCCGTCGAACTCGTTGGCGAAGGAATGGAACGAGGATTATCCACAGAAAAAATTATTGAAATGGGTGCTGATTTCCAGTATGAAGCCCAACCCATTGCGATTGGAATTCTAAATTTTCATATTAAAAATATTAAATTGATCCACCAGGAGCTGACTCAATAA
- a CDS encoding isochorismatase family cysteine hydrolase gives MSDWIHCNAALLIIDAQKGFVDAVFDASAAIDNIRRLLEAARDANLPVIQTQEMHRRSQVDFGRELDGSEGIHCLEGSDEVDIIDDLRPLDGEYVIVKRRYSAFFATDLELLLKGLNVQTLIVCGFLTDVCVHYTCADAHQHNYFVKVVADAVSGSTREAHEASLRAIRYLQREAVTDTVQTIGQLAAISKLNP, from the coding sequence ATGAGTGATTGGATTCATTGCAACGCTGCTCTATTAATTATCGATGCGCAGAAAGGGTTTGTGGACGCTGTCTTTGACGCTTCTGCAGCTATCGACAATATCAGACGCCTGCTGGAAGCCGCTCGCGACGCCAATCTGCCCGTTATTCAAACCCAAGAAATGCACCGTCGAAGTCAGGTGGACTTTGGGAGGGAGCTGGACGGTTCCGAAGGGATTCACTGTCTCGAGGGTTCGGATGAAGTCGATATCATCGACGATCTTCGTCCGTTGGACGGCGAGTATGTCATTGTGAAACGAAGATACAGCGCCTTCTTCGCCACGGATCTGGAGCTTTTGCTTAAAGGGCTGAATGTGCAAACATTGATCGTTTGCGGCTTCTTGACGGACGTCTGCGTACATTACACGTGTGCGGACGCGCATCAGCATAATTATTTTGTTAAAGTGGTCGCAGATGCAGTCAGCGGCTCTACTAGAGAAGCGCATGAAGCGTCACTCCGTGCCATTCGTTACTTGCAAAGAGAGGCAGTGACGGATACGGTGCAAACGATAGGGCAACTTGCTGCGATCTCGAAGTTGAATCCTTGA
- a CDS encoding cytosine permease: MSLETGETKAFQMEKHGIDIVPEQYRYGSPRSLFWVWMAGQLTISGIIMGQLFTTLGLSLYMALGVCLFCGLTYIVVGLSGTPGPRAGTATLAISRASFGVKGNALPSFLSWLNLVGWESVTIVLTVEAVLALGAKFGIPSTGVGPTLIGVVVAVVLTFSVPILGHATVIVMQRYLSYAVGVLAILMTILLLPKVDFGFHPAASSLAASGIVPTLVLAAAIGVMGSSMTWTNYAADYSRYLHTKTSSKAIIWYTTLGGGIAGFLFQAIGVLLGTFINPAAFSDNPVSAMGDVLPAWYAIPFLLVVILGQVANNYLNSYSSAMSFLAIGIRMKRYISVIVDATLAVIVGCYALFFSPGFIGFFIQFLSLSIVFIGPWTGIYLVHHWINKGQYYSEDLVVLDKSSRYWYSSGVNYKAYIALILGAAAAFMCVNSTLWVSPFSTQVLFGMDLSPFVGPLVAGIIYAVLPVSVSANKKLPTSA; encoded by the coding sequence ATGAGCTTGGAGACAGGGGAAACTAAGGCATTTCAAATGGAGAAGCACGGGATCGATATTGTGCCTGAACAATATAGGTACGGATCTCCGCGGTCCTTGTTCTGGGTGTGGATGGCTGGACAATTGACCATTAGCGGAATTATCATGGGGCAGTTGTTTACCACATTAGGGCTTAGTTTGTATATGGCACTGGGTGTATGTTTATTCTGCGGTCTTACCTATATTGTGGTAGGTCTATCCGGCACGCCGGGCCCACGCGCTGGGACAGCCACGCTAGCTATCTCTCGGGCATCTTTCGGAGTAAAGGGAAATGCGTTGCCTTCCTTCTTAAGTTGGCTGAATCTTGTAGGTTGGGAAAGTGTTACGATAGTGCTTACCGTCGAAGCGGTTCTGGCATTGGGAGCCAAATTTGGAATTCCATCGACCGGAGTAGGACCAACACTCATTGGCGTCGTGGTGGCTGTCGTTCTCACGTTTAGTGTACCTATTCTCGGCCATGCTACTGTAATCGTCATGCAACGGTATCTGTCTTATGCCGTTGGAGTTCTGGCCATTCTCATGACGATCCTGTTGCTGCCAAAAGTTGACTTTGGATTTCATCCAGCCGCCTCCAGCTTGGCTGCCTCCGGAATTGTGCCGACATTGGTTCTGGCTGCCGCTATCGGCGTAATGGGGTCTTCCATGACGTGGACCAACTACGCAGCGGACTATTCACGGTACCTGCATACAAAGACGAGTTCGAAAGCAATCATTTGGTACACTACACTTGGTGGAGGGATCGCTGGATTCCTTTTCCAGGCAATCGGGGTTCTGTTAGGTACTTTTATCAACCCTGCAGCATTCAGTGACAATCCAGTCTCTGCGATGGGTGATGTTTTACCTGCATGGTATGCAATCCCATTTTTGCTGGTGGTCATTCTCGGTCAGGTAGCAAACAACTATCTTAATTCGTATAGCTCTGCTATGAGCTTTCTCGCCATAGGCATTCGGATGAAACGTTATATTTCTGTTATTGTAGACGCCACCCTTGCTGTGATTGTCGGCTGCTATGCGCTCTTCTTCAGTCCGGGCTTTATTGGCTTTTTTATACAATTTCTCAGCCTTTCCATTGTCTTTATCGGTCCCTGGACCGGCATATATTTGGTCCATCACTGGATAAATAAAGGGCAGTATTACAGTGAGGATCTGGTCGTCCTGGATAAATCAAGCCGTTACTGGTATTCCTCGGGTGTTAACTACAAGGCTTATATCGCACTTATTCTTGGTGCAGCCGCTGCATTCATGTGTGTCAACTCCACACTGTGGGTGAGTCCATTCTCCACTCAGGTATTGTTTGGGATGGATCTCAGCCCGTTTGTCGGTCCTTTGGTGGCTGGTATTATTTACGCTGTGTTACCTGTCTCGGTCAGCGCGAATAAGAAACTTCCTACAAGTGCCTGA
- a CDS encoding Rid family detoxifying hydrolase: MAQSRDIERIQVTTAPSAVAPYAHAVRAGDFYFITGQMPIDPQTNEYVTGDAAAQTARVLENLKIVLASCNLTLSDVVSARVFLTDMRDFEAVNNVYQSYFASALPARTCVAVTGLAGGADVEIDLIAYSPGAY, translated from the coding sequence ATGGCTCAATCACGAGATATTGAACGCATCCAAGTCACGACAGCCCCGAGTGCAGTGGCGCCATACGCTCACGCGGTACGGGCAGGGGACTTTTACTTCATCACCGGACAAATGCCAATCGATCCTCAAACGAACGAGTATGTGACAGGGGATGCAGCAGCGCAAACGGCGCGTGTCCTGGAGAATTTAAAAATTGTTTTGGCTTCATGTAATTTAACCTTATCTGATGTCGTTTCTGCCCGAGTGTTTTTAACTGATATGCGAGATTTTGAAGCAGTCAACAACGTCTATCAGTCCTACTTCGCTTCGGCGCTTCCGGCAAGAACCTGTGTTGCCGTCACTGGACTTGCGGGTGGTGCCGATGTTGAAATCGATCTCATTGCGTACAGCCCAGGCGCGTATTAA
- a CDS encoding acetamidase/formamidase family protein, producing MLHRLPADSNNVCWGFFDHSVPPAIRIQSGDMVLVETVTPHVGDAPELMMDNAIRNIFQSIPLHERGPGPHILTGPIYVEYARPGDVLQVKILDLKPRTPYGSNLLASWGYLFEEYGKRERITIYKLDDSGQWLTAEFAYNLEQPYEMLGSITDTDIVEKMPALENVQIPVRLHIGNMGVAMADVGHFSTVPPGVHGGNLDNWKIGVGATMYYEVQVEGGLLSLGDCHLAQGDSELSGTGVEASMNCLIQVNVLKNICIPSPMLETSTHWITHGFSPDLNTATRQAAMQMLRFLIDHCGLTAEDAYSFMSLAGDFAITQVVDQQLGVHVSVPKSSRISPHF from the coding sequence ATGCTCCACCGTCTTCCTGCTGACTCGAACAATGTGTGCTGGGGTTTTTTCGATCACTCTGTTCCACCCGCCATTCGTATCCAGTCAGGAGATATGGTACTCGTCGAGACGGTGACACCTCACGTCGGGGATGCCCCCGAATTGATGATGGACAATGCCATCCGCAATATTTTCCAATCCATTCCTCTACATGAGCGCGGGCCTGGTCCGCACATTCTGACCGGACCCATTTACGTAGAATATGCCCGACCAGGTGATGTCCTGCAAGTGAAAATTCTGGACTTGAAGCCTAGAACCCCCTACGGATCGAATTTATTGGCATCCTGGGGTTACCTGTTTGAGGAGTATGGAAAACGGGAACGCATTACGATTTACAAGTTAGACGATTCGGGGCAGTGGCTGACGGCAGAGTTTGCCTATAATTTGGAACAGCCTTATGAAATGCTGGGAAGTATAACTGACACAGATATAGTGGAGAAGATGCCTGCATTGGAAAACGTTCAGATCCCTGTGCGTCTGCACATTGGAAATATGGGTGTTGCCATGGCCGATGTTGGTCATTTTAGCACTGTGCCTCCTGGAGTACATGGAGGTAATCTTGACAATTGGAAAATCGGAGTCGGTGCCACTATGTACTATGAGGTCCAAGTAGAAGGGGGATTGCTTTCACTTGGGGACTGCCATCTGGCGCAAGGTGATAGCGAGCTTTCTGGTACCGGTGTCGAGGCATCGATGAACTGCCTGATTCAGGTCAATGTGCTGAAGAATATTTGCATCCCAAGTCCCATGCTCGAGACATCTACCCATTGGATTACGCATGGCTTCAGTCCTGACCTGAATACAGCCACAAGACAGGCAGCCATGCAAATGCTACGCTTTCTCATTGACCATTGCGGTTTGACAGCGGAAGATGCTTACTCATTTATGAGTCTGGCCGGTGACTTTGCCATCACACAAGTCGTGGATCAGCAATTAGGCGTTCATGTATCCGTTCCGAAATCATCGAGGATATCTCCTCACTTTTGA
- the dgoD gene encoding galactonate dehydratase: protein MKITSYELFKVPPRWLFLKIDTDEGIAGWGEPVIEGKADTVAAAVKELMEHLIGKDSMRIEDHWQAMYRGGFYRGGPILMSAIAGIDQALWDIKGKYYDAPVHQLLGGACRDSIRVYSWIGGDRPSDVGKAAKDIADSGFTAVKMNATEELQYVDSFEKIDQVIERVAAIREAAGKYIGIGVDFHGRVHKPMAKILAKELEPFRLMFIEEPVLPENNEALREIAKYTSTPIAAGERMFSRWDFKSLLSDGYVDIIQPDLSHAGGITECKKIASMAEAYDVALAPHCPLGPIALAACLQVDATAHNAFIQEQSLGIHYNQGNDLLDYIDDASVFEYKDGFVNIPQGPGLGIEVNENYVRKMAAIGHNWRNPVWRHRDGSIAEW, encoded by the coding sequence ATGAAGATAACAAGCTATGAGCTGTTTAAGGTTCCACCGCGTTGGCTGTTTTTAAAAATCGATACGGATGAAGGTATTGCGGGCTGGGGAGAGCCGGTCATTGAAGGAAAGGCAGATACCGTTGCCGCAGCCGTCAAGGAACTGATGGAACATTTAATAGGAAAAGATTCGATGCGGATTGAAGATCATTGGCAGGCCATGTATCGGGGAGGATTTTATCGCGGCGGTCCGATCCTTATGAGCGCTATTGCCGGTATAGACCAAGCGTTATGGGACATTAAAGGGAAATATTATGATGCACCCGTTCATCAATTATTAGGCGGCGCTTGCCGAGATTCGATTCGCGTTTATTCATGGATTGGAGGAGACCGGCCAAGTGATGTTGGGAAAGCGGCTAAGGATATTGCAGACAGCGGTTTTACAGCGGTAAAAATGAATGCAACCGAGGAGCTTCAGTATGTCGATAGCTTTGAAAAAATTGACCAGGTTATTGAAAGGGTAGCGGCCATTAGGGAAGCTGCAGGCAAATATATTGGAATTGGCGTCGATTTTCATGGGCGTGTCCATAAACCGATGGCCAAGATTCTTGCCAAAGAGCTCGAGCCTTTTCGGTTGATGTTCATTGAAGAGCCGGTATTGCCTGAAAATAATGAAGCTTTAAGGGAGATAGCGAAATATACATCCACTCCAATTGCTGCAGGGGAAAGAATGTTCTCGAGATGGGATTTCAAATCTCTGCTTTCTGATGGTTACGTGGATATTATTCAGCCAGATCTTTCTCATGCAGGCGGAATTACGGAATGTAAAAAAATTGCCTCTATGGCTGAGGCCTATGATGTGGCACTCGCTCCTCATTGTCCCCTTGGGCCAATTGCATTAGCAGCGTGCTTGCAGGTAGATGCAACGGCGCATAATGCTTTTATTCAGGAGCAAAGCCTGGGAATTCATTATAATCAGGGGAATGATCTGCTTGATTATATCGATGATGCTTCTGTTTTTGAATATAAGGACGGGTTCGTAAATATTCCTCAAGGCCCAGGATTAGGTATTGAGGTTAATGAAAACTATGTGAGAAAGATGGCCGCCATTGGACATAATTGGAGAAATCCTGTATGGCGGCACCGTGATGGAAGCATAGCGGAATGGTAA